From Hymenobacter sedentarius, a single genomic window includes:
- a CDS encoding RNA polymerase sigma factor, translated as MPPPVAPVDVALLAACRRGESAAQHRLYQKLAYGLMGVCLRYCPSRTEAEDALQNTFVKIFTRLDQYRGQGPFEAWARRIAVTTSLHAVEQHRLRHPGPAGDTLDELAADLPTAEPSALEQLAADDLLALLATLPPGYRTVLNLYAVEGYSHQEIGELLGIAEGTSKSQLARARRLLETRLAAHHHPQLP; from the coding sequence ATGCCGCCTCCCGTTGCCCCCGTCGATGTGGCCCTGCTGGCGGCGTGCCGGCGCGGCGAATCGGCGGCGCAGCACCGGCTCTACCAAAAGCTGGCCTACGGCTTGATGGGCGTGTGCCTGCGCTACTGCCCTTCCCGGACGGAAGCGGAAGACGCGCTGCAAAACACGTTCGTCAAAATATTCACCCGCCTCGACCAATACCGGGGCCAGGGTCCCTTTGAGGCTTGGGCCCGGCGCATTGCCGTGACCACTTCGCTGCACGCCGTGGAGCAACACCGCCTGCGCCACCCCGGCCCGGCCGGCGATACGCTCGACGAGCTGGCGGCCGACCTGCCTACGGCCGAGCCATCGGCTCTGGAGCAGCTGGCGGCCGACGACCTGCTGGCCCTGCTGGCTACCCTGCCGCCCGGCTACCGCACCGTGCTCAACCTCTACGCCGTGGAGGGCTACTCCCACCAAGAAATCGGCGAGCTGCTGGGCATCGCCGAAGGCACTTCCAAATCGCAGCTGGCCCGGGCCCGTCGGCTGCTCGAAACCCGCCTGGCGGCCCATCATCACCCGCAATTGCCATGA
- a CDS encoding PhzF family phenazine biosynthesis protein, with translation MPAIPYFHVDAFAQKAFAGNPAGVCPLQTWLPTELMQHIAAENNLAETAFIVPRVGSASEYDIRWFTPAVEIDLCGHATLASAHVLFAHLGFAGAKVVFHSQSGPLEVSREADGRLTLDFPSRPPQPLAVHPTGLVDGLRATPSHVLASRDLLAVFGSEAEVRALKPDYARIGALEYVGVIATAPGSNGVDFVSRFFAPRVGVPEDPVTGSAHSTLIPYWAEKLGKTELRARQISPRGGELWCRLRDDRVDISGYAVTYSTGEIMVG, from the coding sequence ATGCCCGCCATTCCCTATTTCCACGTCGATGCCTTCGCCCAGAAAGCCTTTGCCGGCAACCCCGCCGGCGTGTGCCCCCTGCAAACCTGGCTGCCCACGGAGCTGATGCAGCACATCGCGGCCGAGAACAACCTGGCCGAAACGGCGTTCATCGTGCCCCGGGTTGGCTCGGCCAGCGAGTACGACATCCGCTGGTTTACGCCGGCCGTTGAAATTGACTTGTGCGGCCACGCCACCCTGGCCTCGGCCCACGTGCTGTTTGCCCACCTCGGCTTTGCGGGGGCCAAAGTGGTGTTCCACAGCCAAAGTGGTCCGCTGGAAGTTTCGCGGGAAGCCGATGGGCGCCTCACACTGGACTTCCCTTCGCGCCCGCCCCAGCCGCTGGCCGTGCACCCCACGGGCCTGGTAGATGGCCTGCGGGCCACGCCCTCGCATGTGCTGGCCTCGCGCGACTTGCTGGCCGTATTCGGCTCCGAAGCCGAAGTGCGCGCCCTGAAACCCGACTATGCCCGCATCGGTGCGCTCGAATACGTGGGCGTCATCGCCACGGCCCCGGGCAGCAATGGCGTCGATTTCGTATCGCGCTTTTTTGCGCCCCGCGTGGGCGTGCCCGAAGACCCAGTCACGGGCTCGGCGCACAGCACTCTAATTCCGTATTGGGCTGAAAAACTGGGCAAGACCGAGCTGCGCGCCCGGCAGATTTCGCCTCGTGGTGGCGAGCTCTGGTGTCGCCTACGCGATGACCGGGTGGACATCAGCGGCTATGCCGTAACCTATTCGACCGGGGAAATCATGGTGGGGTAA
- a CDS encoding glycosyltransferase: MTFSILIAARNEAETLPQLLRDLAAQTLPAACFEVLIADDHSTDATAALVSAAAQETGLALRLVSLPAAQTGKKAALFAAFQAAKAPWLVCTDADCRVGPGWLAAYAAQLERAPQANFISGPVLLTGPATFLHLLVGLEFAGLVGVGGACISRQQPTMCNGANLAYRRSAFEAVGGFVDNAHVASGDDEFLLHKIHAAFPGTVYFLADEKAIVRTAAPRTLPTLLRQRVRWASKWRHYQSHAPRRLAVLVLGANVALAAGAGVGLAWPALWPWVLAAWVIKLGADAWFLSPVLAFFGQRKWLWGLLPLQVLYAPYALAVGVAGWRGGYEWKGRAVR, translated from the coding sequence TTGACTTTCTCCATTCTCATCGCGGCCCGCAACGAAGCCGAAACCCTGCCCCAACTCCTGCGGGATTTGGCCGCCCAAACGCTGCCGGCCGCTTGCTTCGAAGTCCTGATTGCCGACGACCACTCCACTGATGCCACGGCGGCGCTAGTCTCGGCCGCGGCTCAGGAAACGGGCCTAGCGCTGCGACTGGTGTCGCTGCCGGCCGCCCAAACGGGTAAAAAAGCTGCTCTGTTTGCGGCTTTCCAAGCGGCCAAGGCGCCCTGGCTTGTGTGCACCGACGCCGACTGCCGGGTGGGACCGGGCTGGCTGGCGGCCTACGCGGCGCAGTTAGAGCGCGCGCCCCAGGCCAATTTCATCAGCGGGCCGGTGCTGCTCACGGGGCCGGCTACGTTCCTTCACTTGCTGGTTGGGCTGGAATTTGCGGGCCTGGTGGGGGTGGGCGGGGCCTGCATCTCGCGCCAGCAGCCTACCATGTGCAACGGTGCCAACCTGGCCTATCGCCGTAGCGCCTTCGAGGCCGTGGGCGGTTTCGTGGATAACGCCCACGTAGCCAGCGGCGACGATGAGTTTCTGCTGCACAAAATACACGCGGCCTTCCCCGGTACGGTGTATTTCCTAGCCGATGAAAAAGCCATTGTGCGCACGGCCGCTCCCCGTACCTTACCCACGCTGCTACGGCAACGGGTGCGATGGGCCAGCAAGTGGCGGCACTACCAAAGCCACGCGCCGCGCCGCCTGGCCGTGCTGGTGCTCGGGGCCAACGTGGCCCTGGCCGCCGGAGCAGGAGTGGGGCTGGCCTGGCCGGCGCTCTGGCCGTGGGTGCTGGCGGCGTGGGTTATCAAGCTCGGAGCCGATGCCTGGTTTCTGAGCCCAGTGCTAGCCTTTTTCGGGCAGCGAAAGTGGCTGTGGGGACTGCTGCCGCTGCAGGTGCTGTACGCGCCGTATGCGCTGGCCGTGGGCGTGGCCGGCTGGCGCGGCGGGTATGAGTGGAAGGGGAGGGCAGTGCGGTAA
- the hutI gene encoding imidazolonepropionase, translated as MLPYTLVIQHAAQVLTMAGGSAERPLAGPNLSSWTIIERGYVACVGDKIVAVGAMNELNLAHIGPETRLIDATGCVVMPGLVECHTHLVFGGNRADEFERKLRGESYLDILTSGGGILSTVRATRAASEAELLANALHHLEGFRRYGITTLEAKSGYGLDRDTELRLVRVAREAGHRQPVRVVPTFLGAHVVPPEFKEAGPRAYVDFMLREVLSDLKGEAAFVDVFCEQGAFPLAVARYYLEQAHKMGFGLKIHAEQLHDLGGCEMAAELGATSVDHCDYLTPAAAARIAQVSQGRTVAVLLPLVPLFLRQSQYAAGREFIDNGLPVALSTDFNPGSCPSKNLWLALSVACLKMGLRPKEAVAAATLNAAWAIGQQHDCGSLEPGKRADVLVLNVGSVAEIPYWLGENPVRDVVIGGQW; from the coding sequence ATGCTTCCTTACACTCTGGTTATTCAACACGCCGCGCAGGTGCTTACTATGGCCGGCGGCTCCGCCGAACGCCCATTAGCGGGGCCCAACCTCAGCAGCTGGACCATCATCGAACGCGGCTACGTGGCTTGCGTGGGCGATAAAATCGTGGCCGTGGGCGCCATGAACGAGCTCAACCTGGCCCACATCGGCCCCGAAACGCGGCTAATCGATGCCACGGGCTGCGTGGTGATGCCCGGGCTGGTAGAGTGCCATACGCACCTCGTATTCGGTGGCAACCGTGCCGATGAGTTCGAGCGCAAGCTGCGCGGCGAATCCTACCTCGACATTCTGACCAGCGGCGGCGGCATTCTGAGTACCGTGCGAGCCACCCGTGCCGCTTCCGAAGCTGAGCTGCTAGCCAACGCGCTGCACCACCTGGAAGGATTTCGTCGCTACGGCATCACCACCCTGGAAGCCAAGAGTGGCTACGGCCTCGACCGCGACACGGAGCTGCGCCTGGTGCGCGTGGCCCGCGAAGCCGGGCACCGGCAACCGGTGCGCGTAGTGCCCACTTTTCTAGGCGCGCACGTGGTGCCGCCCGAGTTCAAGGAAGCCGGGCCGCGGGCGTACGTCGATTTTATGCTGCGCGAAGTGCTGTCGGACCTGAAAGGGGAGGCGGCGTTTGTCGATGTTTTCTGCGAGCAGGGGGCTTTCCCGCTGGCCGTGGCGCGCTATTACCTGGAGCAGGCCCACAAAATGGGCTTCGGCCTGAAAATTCACGCCGAGCAACTGCACGATTTGGGCGGCTGCGAAATGGCCGCCGAACTAGGCGCCACCAGCGTCGACCATTGCGACTACCTCACGCCTGCAGCGGCGGCCCGCATTGCCCAGGTGAGCCAAGGCCGCACGGTGGCCGTGCTACTGCCGTTGGTGCCGCTGTTTCTGCGGCAAAGCCAGTATGCGGCTGGCCGGGAGTTCATCGATAATGGCCTGCCGGTGGCGCTGAGCACGGACTTCAACCCCGGCTCGTGCCCCAGCAAAAACCTGTGGCTGGCCTTGTCGGTGGCCTGCCTGAAAATGGGGCTCAGACCCAAGGAAGCCGTGGCCGCTGCCACCCTCAACGCTGCCTGGGCCATCGGCCAGCAGCACGACTGCGGCAGCCTGGAACCCGGCAAGCGCGCCGATGTGCTGGTGCTGAACGTGGGCAGCGTGGCCGAAATCCCGTACTGGCTGGGCGAAAACCCAGTGCGCGACGTGGTTATTGGCGGCCAGTGGTAG
- the ruvC gene encoding crossover junction endodeoxyribonuclease RuvC, translating into MGVDPGTQIMGYALIEVRGQRVDVLCYDVINMKALGSNHAVKLKRIFDRMLELIDEYLPDELAIEAPFFGVNVQSMLKLGRAQGVAIAAALSRQIPYVEYAPTKVKQSVTGSGSATKEQVAHMLRQTLTLPPIAEASKFLDATDALSVALCHHYQKGNAAGASGGKSWGKFLAENPERLGASTTTKKTTAKKTV; encoded by the coding sequence ATGGGCGTCGACCCCGGCACCCAGATTATGGGCTACGCCCTGATTGAGGTGCGTGGCCAGCGGGTCGACGTGCTGTGCTACGACGTTATCAATATGAAGGCGCTGGGGTCGAATCACGCCGTAAAGCTAAAGCGGATTTTCGACCGCATGCTGGAGCTCATCGACGAGTACCTCCCCGACGAGCTGGCCATCGAGGCCCCGTTTTTTGGGGTCAACGTGCAGAGCATGCTCAAGTTGGGCCGGGCTCAGGGCGTGGCCATTGCCGCTGCTCTCAGCCGCCAGATTCCCTACGTGGAGTACGCGCCCACCAAAGTGAAGCAGTCCGTTACGGGCTCGGGCTCGGCCACCAAGGAGCAGGTGGCCCACATGCTCCGCCAGACGCTTACGTTGCCGCCCATTGCCGAAGCCTCTAAGTTTCTGGACGCTACCGATGCGCTGTCGGTGGCCCTGTGCCACCATTACCAGAAAGGCAACGCCGCCGGTGCCAGTGGGGGAAAAAGCTGGGGAAAATTCCTGGCCGAAAACCCGGAGCGGCTGGGCGCTAGCACGACCACGAAGAAGACAACTGCCAAGAAAACGGTTTAA
- a CDS encoding ABC transporter permease — MATAVSSAPVAAAAQASAVARPPGYYVRQRLWQNRPAVAGLAFIALCTLVALLGYWVLPDNSPNANHGFVQIQKERPVLHVLLLRQPLPDSARNGQGADNIFSTWLHGREPDVQETPIGGYEFSGDSIILKPRGVHSAEAGRLRRLALATVVGHPGPRAELQREVQQHHLINRTYLLGTDKAGRDELSRLLLGTRISLGIGLVAVLISLVLGMAVGAVAGYFGGWVDSVLLGVMTVVWSIPGIMLVIAISLALDSKGVWVSFVAVGLTMWVDVARVVRGQMLSLRSATYVEAGRVLGLPTSRLIAQHLLPNMRGPLIVLATSNFAAAILLEAGLSFLGLGVQPPAPSWGLMVKEGYDLLGTEAGLWLTLLPGAAISLLVLSFNLLGNGLRDAYDPKTPVAG; from the coding sequence GTGGCAACAGCAGTTTCGAGCGCACCTGTGGCCGCGGCCGCCCAGGCCAGTGCCGTGGCCCGGCCGCCGGGCTACTACGTGCGCCAGCGCCTGTGGCAAAACCGGCCCGCCGTGGCCGGCCTGGCCTTTATTGCCCTGTGCACGCTGGTGGCGCTGCTGGGCTACTGGGTGCTGCCCGACAACTCGCCCAACGCCAACCACGGCTTCGTCCAGATTCAAAAGGAGCGGCCCGTGCTGCACGTGCTGCTGCTCCGCCAGCCCCTGCCCGATTCGGCCCGCAACGGCCAGGGCGCCGATAACATCTTCAGCACCTGGCTGCACGGCCGCGAGCCCGACGTGCAGGAAACACCCATTGGTGGCTACGAATTTTCGGGCGACTCCATTATCCTGAAACCCCGAGGCGTGCATTCGGCCGAAGCCGGCCGGCTGCGCCGCCTGGCGCTGGCCACCGTGGTGGGCCACCCCGGCCCCCGGGCCGAGCTGCAGCGTGAGGTGCAGCAACACCACCTAATCAACCGCACCTACCTGCTAGGCACCGACAAGGCCGGGCGCGACGAGTTGAGCCGCCTGCTGCTGGGCACGCGCATTTCCCTGGGAATTGGGCTGGTGGCAGTGCTTATTTCGCTGGTGCTGGGCATGGCGGTGGGCGCGGTGGCCGGTTATTTCGGCGGCTGGGTCGATTCGGTTTTGCTGGGCGTGATGACCGTGGTGTGGAGTATTCCGGGCATCATGCTGGTCATTGCCATTTCGCTGGCCTTGGATAGCAAAGGCGTGTGGGTCAGCTTTGTGGCCGTGGGCCTTACCATGTGGGTCGACGTGGCCCGCGTGGTGCGCGGCCAGATGCTGAGCCTGCGCTCGGCCACGTATGTCGAGGCCGGCCGGGTCCTGGGCCTGCCCACCTCGCGGCTCATTGCCCAGCACTTGCTGCCCAACATGCGCGGCCCGCTCATTGTGCTGGCCACCAGTAACTTTGCGGCGGCTATTCTGCTCGAAGCCGGCCTGAGCTTTCTGGGCCTGGGCGTGCAGCCCCCCGCGCCCAGCTGGGGGCTCATGGTGAAGGAAGGCTACGACCTGCTGGGCACCGAGGCCGGCTTGTGGCTCACGCTTCTCCCGGGTGCGGCCATCTCGCTGCTCGTGCTCAGCTTCAACCTGCTCGGTAACGGCCTGCGCGATGCCTACGACCCCAAAACCCCGGTGGCCGGTTAA
- a CDS encoding outer membrane beta-barrel protein, whose product MTDREPDDLYDALRDRLADYGQEPPAQLWAGIRAQLPPPVAQPQLRRRRRRAPVALLVLLLTIGSGAGWFWWQGRHPSGSAADASLATSASSQLPAEVEGTPATSPTTGTGAGLNTASSKAKQPNTATTTTPQNRSKVADLSQPAAAPAPASWAVVTEKSLSQDAAVSSTARHTSKVRRGRTRRIAQSAAASARPAKLASVNGLLVASGNESNKPRQPFARNSGPNRSRSVERKPAQANTIVAQLASAVSKRSRKLTENLQAGASPAAPTSNSASSAVVAAQVELAQNQLNGVAASSTTASGNALESTTSKGAGEINILSRLVELQLAAWPQPAAPQPVAVEQLLPPVPVLARWSVQATAGPAFTYRYLRGAPAAGNATGGPYVSAVPGASYPVASPNTVAELERPALGGGAQVSVRRTLSEHWSLSAGLGYAEYATRLTLQQVHATYTVKAGSAGPDSSNTTSLHRRDAYRFATVPVRVGYTWAPAGRWRVGVLAGADAAIYLGGSSTEGSSCACQTQTWGLTGSPYRRVSLGASLGAEVRYRLTGRWELLAQPTATYLLTPLARQATAFYPRHLFGGTALLGVSYDLP is encoded by the coding sequence ATGACCGACCGCGAACCCGACGACTTATACGATGCCTTGCGCGACCGCCTGGCCGACTACGGCCAGGAGCCGCCTGCGCAGCTATGGGCCGGCATTCGAGCGCAGCTGCCCCCGCCGGTGGCCCAGCCGCAGCTGCGGCGCCGGCGGCGGCGGGCGCCCGTGGCCCTGCTGGTCTTGCTGCTCACCATCGGCAGTGGAGCCGGCTGGTTTTGGTGGCAGGGCCGCCACCCATCCGGCTCAGCAGCTGACGCCTCACTAGCTACTTCTGCTTCGAGCCAACTGCCTGCTGAGGTTGAAGGCACCCCGGCCACTAGCCCCACTACCGGCACAGGCGCTGGCCTAAACACGGCTTCTTCGAAGGCAAAGCAGCCCAACACCGCTACTACGACCACGCCCCAAAACCGCTCTAAAGTTGCGGACTTGAGCCAGCCAGCAGCTGCGCCCGCCCCTGCTTCCTGGGCCGTTGTTACCGAAAAGAGCCTTTCTCAAGATGCAGCAGTTTCTAGTACTGCTAGGCATACTAGCAAAGTACGACGCGGGCGTACGCGGCGCATTGCCCAGTCCGCCGCGGCATCAGCCCGCCCAGCAAAGCTGGCGAGCGTAAATGGCCTTTTGGTAGCGTCTGGCAATGAATCTAATAAACCGCGCCAGCCATTTGCTCGGAACAGTGGCCCTAATAGAAGCCGTAGTGTCGAGCGGAAGCCAGCTCAAGCAAATACCATTGTAGCTCAACTTGCTTCCGCTGTCTCCAAGCGTAGCCGCAAGCTTACCGAAAACCTGCAGGCCGGAGCCAGCCCCGCAGCTCCAACTTCTAACTCAGCTTCTTCAGCAGTTGTAGCAGCTCAAGTGGAGCTAGCTCAGAACCAGCTCAATGGCGTGGCTGCCAGCTCAACTACTGCCAGCGGCAATGCGCTGGAATCTACCACAAGCAAGGGGGCTGGCGAAATCAACATCTTGAGCCGGCTGGTTGAGCTGCAGCTGGCGGCGTGGCCCCAGCCCGCCGCCCCTCAACCGGTGGCGGTAGAGCAACTGCTACCCCCCGTACCCGTACTGGCCCGGTGGTCGGTGCAGGCCACGGCGGGCCCTGCCTTCACGTACCGTTACCTGCGGGGCGCGCCAGCTGCGGGCAACGCCACGGGCGGGCCATATGTCAGCGCCGTGCCCGGCGCCTCCTACCCTGTTGCATCGCCCAACACGGTGGCCGAACTGGAACGGCCCGCGCTGGGCGGGGGCGCCCAGGTAAGCGTCCGGCGCACGCTCTCCGAGCACTGGAGCCTGAGCGCCGGCCTGGGCTATGCCGAATACGCGACCCGGCTGACGCTCCAGCAAGTACACGCCACCTACACCGTCAAAGCGGGGTCGGCCGGGCCGGACTCCAGCAACACCACCAGCCTTCATCGGCGCGATGCGTACCGCTTTGCCACGGTGCCGGTGCGGGTGGGCTACACCTGGGCCCCGGCCGGGCGCTGGCGGGTGGGCGTGCTGGCCGGAGCCGATGCCGCCATTTACCTGGGCGGCAGCAGCACCGAGGGGAGCAGCTGCGCCTGCCAAACCCAGACCTGGGGCCTCACGGGCAGCCCCTACCGGCGCGTGAGCCTGGGCGCGAGCCTGGGGGCCGAAGTGCGCTACCGCCTCACCGGCCGGTGGGAGCTGCTGGCCCAGCCTACGGCCACCTACCTGCTCACACCCCTGGCCCGGCAGGCCACAGCCTTCTACCCGCGCCACCTCTTCGGGGGCACGGCGCTGCTGGGGGTATCCTACGATTTGCCCTAA
- a CDS encoding IS630 family transposase: MKALRREFIEALQHEDVTRFKFVDETSVNLTYTRRYGRAPGGQRVDAAVPLHNGPNVTIVAALTPQGLAAVMELDGAVNTASFAAYLEQVLGPTLQAGDVVVLDNLRVHKAVGLAELVEARGARLLFLPPYSPDFTPIELAFSKLKTHLRAAAARTREALTEAVRTALDWVTAQDAHGWFHHCGYHVH; encoded by the coding sequence GTGAAGGCCCTGCGCCGCGAGTTTATCGAAGCCCTGCAACACGAAGATGTCACCCGTTTCAAGTTCGTGGACGAGACCAGTGTGAACCTGACCTATACCCGCCGTTACGGCCGCGCCCCAGGCGGGCAGCGCGTGGACGCGGCCGTGCCGCTGCACAACGGCCCCAACGTCACCATCGTGGCGGCGCTCACCCCGCAAGGCCTGGCGGCCGTGATGGAACTGGACGGGGCCGTGAACACGGCCAGCTTCGCGGCCTACCTCGAGCAGGTGCTCGGGCCGACGCTGCAAGCGGGGGACGTGGTCGTGCTCGACAATCTGCGGGTGCACAAGGCCGTGGGCTTGGCCGAATTGGTGGAAGCCCGCGGGGCGCGACTGCTGTTTCTGCCGCCCTACTCGCCCGATTTTACCCCGATTGAACTGGCCTTCAGCAAACTCAAAACCCACTTGCGCGCCGCAGCGGCCCGCACCCGGGAAGCCCTGACGGAGGCGGTGCGCACGGCCCTGGACTGGGTCACGGCGCAAGATGCGCACGGCTGGTTTCACCATTGCGGTTATCACGTACATTAA
- a CDS encoding PP2C family protein-serine/threonine phosphatase, whose product MPSASSISSAEPLADPVESQATHGEQLKQLRRQLLLKQFELDTVLGIAHDMTARDHTVDELYHMLRLTLQGQRNVVQLLMFALEDEGFRVRIALGCDMAEAEKLTLSQHLIEGGVTQPQAVEDLHLPPAWDRYELVIPIMRQKQVAAYVFVGGLRTDFDRQQLIPFLGSLTNTLIGAVENHRLQAQRVADAAVRKEIEIAQEVQAMLFPRNLPNDSHLAIERSYVPHTEIGGDYYDVVEIDEHRLLLCVADVSGKGVPASLLMSNFQAGLRTLLRQGVELATIVPELNHLLFRNSGGEKFITAFLGIYDRRTRRLHYVNAGHNDPLLITDNAAVQTLKHGTVMLGIMEELPLLRVGEIHIPAQSLLLLYTDGLTEVFDAEGNEFGEEGVLSVLQRNRYLPLPKLHQELLSSINAFSDHNAQFADDVTILSCRFK is encoded by the coding sequence ATGCCCTCTGCGTCTTCAATTTCTTCTGCTGAGCCGTTAGCCGACCCCGTTGAGAGCCAGGCAACGCATGGCGAGCAGCTCAAGCAGCTGCGGCGGCAGCTGCTGCTCAAGCAGTTCGAGTTGGATACCGTGCTGGGTATTGCGCACGACATGACGGCGCGCGACCACACCGTCGACGAGCTCTACCACATGCTGCGCCTCACCCTGCAGGGCCAGCGCAACGTGGTGCAGCTCCTGATGTTTGCCCTTGAAGACGAAGGTTTTCGGGTGCGCATTGCCCTGGGCTGCGACATGGCCGAGGCCGAAAAGCTCACGCTCTCGCAGCACCTCATAGAAGGCGGCGTCACGCAGCCCCAGGCCGTGGAAGACCTGCACCTGCCCCCGGCCTGGGACCGGTACGAGCTGGTAATCCCCATCATGCGGCAGAAGCAGGTGGCCGCGTACGTGTTTGTGGGTGGCCTGCGCACCGATTTTGACCGCCAGCAGCTCATTCCCTTCCTGGGCTCGCTAACCAATACGCTGATTGGGGCCGTGGAAAACCACCGCCTGCAAGCGCAGCGCGTGGCCGATGCGGCCGTGCGCAAGGAAATTGAAATTGCGCAGGAGGTGCAGGCCATGCTCTTCCCGCGCAACCTGCCCAACGACAGCCACCTGGCCATTGAGCGCAGCTACGTGCCCCACACCGAAATCGGCGGCGATTACTACGACGTGGTCGAAATCGACGAGCACCGCCTGCTGCTGTGCGTGGCCGACGTGAGCGGCAAAGGCGTGCCGGCCTCGCTGCTGATGTCGAACTTCCAGGCGGGGCTGCGCACGCTGCTGCGCCAGGGCGTGGAGCTGGCCACCATTGTGCCCGAGCTCAACCACTTGCTGTTTCGCAACTCTGGCGGCGAGAAATTTATCACGGCCTTTCTGGGCATTTACGACCGGCGCACCCGCCGCTTGCACTACGTAAACGCCGGCCACAACGACCCCCTGCTCATCACCGACAACGCGGCCGTTCAGACCCTGAAGCACGGCACCGTCATGCTCGGCATCATGGAAGAGCTGCCCTTGCTGCGCGTGGGCGAAATCCACATTCCAGCCCAATCCCTGCTGCTGCTCTACACCGACGGCCTCACCGAAGTGTTTGATGCCGAGGGCAATGAGTTTGGCGAAGAAGGCGTGCTCTCCGTGCTGCAGCGCAACCGCTACCTGCCGCTGCCCAAGCTGCACCAGGAGCTCCTGAGCAGCATCAATGCCTTCAGCGACCACAACGCGCAATTCGCCGACGATGTGACGATTCTGAGCTGCCGGTTTAAGTAA
- a CDS encoding lysylphosphatidylglycerol synthase transmembrane domain-containing protein, with translation MQSYDAGKACGPTPAALPSTSAKQPEKGPGKRKWRRLVFWGKVLVTLLTLGLLYNSIFAAPDTSAAWRTLLATTLSGAGRVPVLLALALVPVNWGLEAWKWHRLARHLEPVTFGRSFRAVLVGLTLGFATPNRVGDYAGRIIELKSRRVSALGAVFLGRYCQLVATVLAGVAGLLYFLLTFYLKGYPAAGLGVVASALLLSGLVLVPLYRSRLLLAALGLWRPLRRFRPALAIMPTYPARALHAVLAISGLRYAVFCGQFLLLLMAYGVGSPLGPGLAAVAGTFLLKSLVPSLNALADVGVRELSATHLFGLLGQPALPVLSASLSLWVINIALPSAAGLLLVPGLRVLREKRSNR, from the coding sequence TTGCAAAGCTACGACGCGGGCAAGGCGTGCGGCCCCACGCCGGCTGCTTTACCCAGCACAAGCGCAAAGCAGCCCGAAAAAGGTCCCGGCAAACGCAAATGGCGCCGCCTCGTGTTTTGGGGCAAAGTGCTGGTCACGCTGCTCACGCTGGGCCTGCTGTACAACTCCATCTTTGCCGCTCCCGATACCTCGGCGGCCTGGCGCACGCTGCTGGCCACCACCCTGAGCGGGGCCGGGCGTGTGCCCGTACTGCTGGCCCTGGCCCTGGTGCCCGTCAATTGGGGTCTGGAGGCCTGGAAGTGGCACCGGCTGGCCCGGCACCTGGAGCCCGTCACGTTCGGCCGCAGCTTCCGGGCGGTACTGGTGGGCCTCACCCTGGGCTTTGCCACCCCCAACCGCGTGGGCGACTACGCGGGCCGCATTATTGAGCTGAAAAGCCGCCGGGTGAGTGCGCTCGGGGCCGTGTTTCTGGGGCGCTACTGCCAGCTGGTGGCCACGGTGCTGGCGGGCGTGGCGGGGCTGCTCTACTTTTTGCTCACGTTTTACTTGAAGGGCTACCCGGCCGCCGGACTGGGCGTGGTGGCATCGGCGCTGCTGCTGAGCGGGCTGGTGCTGGTGCCGCTGTATCGGTCGCGGCTGTTGCTGGCGGCGTTGGGGTTGTGGCGGCCGCTGCGGCGGTTTCGGCCGGCTCTGGCCATCATGCCCACCTACCCGGCGCGGGCGCTGCACGCGGTGCTGGCCATTTCGGGGCTGCGCTACGCCGTGTTCTGCGGGCAGTTTCTGCTACTTCTGATGGCCTACGGCGTGGGCTCGCCGCTGGGGCCGGGGCTGGCGGCGGTGGCCGGTACTTTTTTGCTCAAGTCCCTGGTGCCATCGCTCAATGCGCTGGCCGATGTGGGCGTGCGGGAGCTGTCGGCTACGCACCTTTTTGGGCTGCTGGGCCAGCCGGCCTTGCCGGTGCTCAGCGCCAGCCTGAGTTTGTGGGTCATCAACATCGCCCTGCCGAGCGCCGCCGGCTTGCTGCTGGTGCCTGGCCTGCGGGTGCTGCGCGAAAAGCGTAGTAACCGATGA